One part of the Oncorhynchus clarkii lewisi isolate Uvic-CL-2024 chromosome 7, UVic_Ocla_1.0, whole genome shotgun sequence genome encodes these proteins:
- the LOC139413157 gene encoding oocyte zinc finger protein XlCOF22-like yields the protein MISLSYSPSDKEEVCWTEKEALVKEEEEEEAVTIQKQVEGEAVTVKEEEKDVTVKEEEDAFRVKEEDVTVKEEEEETEEDAVFGLKEEEGEMTVTLKEEKEEEEVGDLFNTRERRDYCGSSGEPQQPHDAEKAKKSLSTLEHLKKHQQRSKGKRTHCCSDCGKRFTSSGITMHQRIHTGEKPFGCTQCGKSFTQSTSLISHQRTHTGEKPYSCTQCGKSFTQSTSLISHQRTHTGVKPYSCAHCGKRFTSSKVVKVHQKIHTGEKPFSCSDCGKSFLLSGQLKSHQRTHTGEKPCSCDECGKSYTTYNNLLVHQRTHTGDKPYCCGQCGKSFTQPHNLKSHQRTHTGEKSYSCSQCGKSFSWPHTLKSHQRTHTGQKPYSCDQCGKHFTQSSHLIAHQRTHTGEKPHSCAQCGKNFTTSSQLTTHQRTHTGNNPYSCTQCGKSFTQSSHLISHQRTHTGEKPYSCDQCDKRYSDKRYLIKHQKIHA from the exons ATGAtttcactaagctactctccttctGATAAAgaagaggtctgctggacggagaaagaagctcttgtgaaagaggaggaggaagaggaggctgttacaatacaaaaacaagtagagggtgaggctgttactgtgaaagaagaagagaaagacgttacagtgaaagaagaggaagatgcgttcagagtgaaagaggaggatgttacagtaaaagaagaggaggaagagacagaggaggatgcagtttttggattgaaagaggaggagggggagatgactgtcacattgaaagaggagaaggaagaagaggaggttgGAGATCTGTTTAACACCA gagagagacgtgactattgtggatcctctggggagcctcaacaacctcatgatgctgaaaAGGCAAAGAAGAGTCTCTCCACATtagaacacctcaagaaacaccagcagagatCCAAAGGGAagagaactcactgctgctctgattgtgggaagagattcacctcaTCAGGCATTACAATGCatcagagaatccacacaggagagaaaccttttggttgtactcagtgtgggaagagttttactcagtcaaccagcctgatatcacaccagagaacacacacaggagagaaaccgtatagctgtactcaatgtgggaagagttttactcagtcaacCAGCCTGATAtcccaccagagaacacacacaggagttaAACCCTATAGCTGTGCTCattgtgggaagagattcacctccTCAAAAGTCGTTAAAGTGCATCAGAAAATccatacaggagagaaaccttttagctgctctgactgtggaaagagttttctTCTCTCAGGACAATtaaaatcacaccagagaacacacacaggagagaaaccctgtagctgtgatgaatgtgggaagagttacACGACATATAACAATCTGTtggtacaccagagaacacacacaggagataaaccttattgctgtggtcaatgtgggaagagttttactcagccaCATAACCtgaaatcacaccagagaacacacacaggagagaaatcttatagctgtagtcaatgtgggaagagtttttctTGGCCACACACCCtgaaatcacaccagagaacacacacaggacagaaaccttatagctgtgatcaatgtgggaagcaTTTTACTCAGTCAAGCCACTTGATagcacaccagagaacacacaccggagagaaacctcatagctgtgctcaatgtgggaagaattttactacatctagccagctaactactcaccagagaacacacacaggaaataatccttatagctgtactcaatgtgggaaaagttttactcagtcaagccacctgatatcacaccagagaacacatacaggagagaaaccttatagctgtgatcaatgtgacaagagatactctgataaaagatatctgattaaacatcagaaaatacatgcaTGA